The following coding sequences lie in one Spea bombifrons isolate aSpeBom1 chromosome 5, aSpeBom1.2.pri, whole genome shotgun sequence genomic window:
- the IRX1 gene encoding iroquois-class homeodomain protein IRX-1 has protein sequence MSFPQLGYPQYLSAGQAAVYGGDRPGVLAAAAAAAAAAAAAGSGRPAGAELGSSSTAAVTSVLGMYASPYSTPNYSAFLPYTTDLTLFSQMGSQYELKDNPGVHPATFAAHTAPGYYPYGQFQYGDPGRPKNATRESTSTLKAWLNEHRKNPYPTKGEKIMLAIITKMTLTQVSTWFANARRRLKKENKVTWGARSKEDGNLFGSDNEGDHEKNEDDEEIDLESIDIDKIDDNDGEQSNEEEEDKPEHLRQSEKESLKNENDLVLPGSDGLKSKDSLSLVKENSESSNTRIVSPGGQGSLQVPTHSKPKIWSLAETATSPDGALKSSSPSSQVNHTSPPIQHPAFIPSHGLYTCQIGKFHNWTNGAFLTQSSLINMRSLLGVNHHHAAHHNHHHHLQAHQQAHLLTANLGALNDKNTEGSSPKHTERENVQRTESPPQLKPPFQAVRENSLSQQEGTPRILTALPSA, from the exons ATGTCCTTCCCGCAGCTGGGTTACCCCCAGTATCTGAGCGCTGGCCAGGCGGCCGTCTATGGAGGGGATCGGCCGGGAGTTCTGGCCGCAGCGGCAGCTGCAGCGGCCGCAGCGGCGGCTGCCGGGTCTGGGAGGCCAGCTGGAGCAGAGCTGGGCAGCAGCTCCACCGCCGCTGTCACTTCTGTGCTGGGCATGTATGCCAGTCCCTACAGCACTCCCAACTACAGCGCCTTCCTGCCCTACACCACCGATCTCACCCTCTTCTCCCAAATG GGATCGCAGTATGAACTGAAGGATAATCCAGGTGTTCATCCAGCCACGTTTGCTGCACATACTGCCCCAGGCTATTACCCGTATGGACAGTTCCAGTATGGCGATCCAGGTCGACCCAAAAATGCCACCAGGGAGAGCACTAGCACCTTAAAGGCATGGCTAAATGAGCACAGGAAGAACCCTTACCCCACCAAAGGGGAGAAGATCATGTTGGCCATCATCACCAAAATGACCCTCACCCAGGTCTCCACATGGTTTGCCAACGCAAGGAGGAGGCTCAAGAAGGAAAACAAGGTGACCTGGGGTGCCAGGAGCAAGGAAGATGGCAATCTCTTTGGGAGCGACAATGAAGGAGACCACGAGAAAAATGAAGACGATGAGGAAATCGATCTCGAGAGCATAGATATCGATAAAATTGACGATAACGACGGCGAGCAGAGcaacgaggaggaggaagacaaGCCAGAGCATTTGAGACAGAGCGAGaaagaaagtttaaaaaatgagAACGATCTGGTGTTGCCAGGCTCTGACGGACTTAAATCAAAGGACTCTTTGTCACTGGTGAAAGAAAACTCTGAAAGTAGCAATACCAGAATCGTAAGCCCAGGAGGCCAGGGGAGTTTACAAGTACCAACCCATAGCAAACCAAAAATATGGTCTTTGGCAGAAACAGCCACAAGCCCAGATGGGGCCCTCAAGTCATCTTCCCCTTCATCCCAAGTTAATCACACCTCTCCTCCGATCCAGCACCCAGCATTCATACCCAGCCACGGACTATACACATGCCAGATTGGTAAATTCCACAACTGGACAAACGGAGCCTTCTTAACCCAAAGTTCCTTGATAAATATGAGATCTTTATTAGGGGTCAACCACCACCACGCAGCTCATcacaaccaccaccaccatctcCAGGCCCACCAACAAGCACACCTGTTAACAGCCAACCTGGGAGCCCTTAACGACAAAAACACAGAAGGGAGCAGTCCCAAGCACACAG AAAGAGAAAACGTCCAGAGGACCGAATCTCCACCTCAGTTAAAGCCCCCCTTCCAGGCTGTTCGTGAAAA CTCACTTTCACAACAAGAAGGGACACCACGCATATTAACAGCACTTCCCTCTGCCTGA